Proteins encoded within one genomic window of Trichoderma asperellum chromosome 2, complete sequence:
- the RBG1 gene encoding GTP-binding protein rbg1: MAKTQKNKATSYHLGQLKAKLAKLKRELLTPSSSGGGGGAGFDVARTGVASVGFIGFPSVGKSTLMSRLTGQHSEAAAYEFTTLTSVPGQVMYNGAPLQMIDLPGIIEGAKDGRGRGRQVIAVAKTCHLIFIVLDVNKPLSDKRVIEAELEGFGIRINKQPPNITFRKKDKGGLNITSTQPLTHIDHDEIKAVMSEYRINSADITIRCDATIDDLIDVIEAKSRSYIPVVYCLNKIDSISIEELDLLYRIPNAVPISSEHGWNIDELMESMWEKLSLKRVYTKPKGRQPDYSAPVVLRASRCTVEDFCNAIHRSIVEQFKSAVVYGKSVKHQPQRVGLAHELEDEDVVTIIKR, encoded by the exons ATGGCCAAGACTCAAAAGAACAAAGCGACATCGTATCACTTGGGTCAGCTCAAGGCCAAACTAGCCAAGCTGAAACGCGAGCTGCTCacccccagcagcagcggcggcggtggcggcgcagGATTCGACGTGGCCAGGACGGGCGTGGCCAGTGTTGGCTTCATCGGCTTCCCATCGGTGGGCAAGAGTACGCTGATGAGCAGGTTGACCGGCCAGCACTCCGAGGCCGCAGCATATGAATTCACAACCCTGACGTCCGTGCCGGGCCAGGTCATGTATAATG GTGCCCCCTTGCAAATGATTGATTTGCCTGGAATTATCGAGGGAGCCAAGGATGGTCGAGGAAGAGGTCGCCAGGTCATCGCTGTTGCCAAGACGTGCCATTTGATATTCATCGTGCTGGACGTCAACAAGCCCCTGTCGGACAAACGAGTCATTGAAGCTGAATTGGAGGGCTTCGGTATCCGAATTAACAAACAGCCTCCGAATATCACCTTCAggaagaaggacaagggTGGCCTAAACATCACGAGCACTCAGCCCCTTACACACATCGACCACGATGAGATTAAGGCCGTCATGAGCGAGTACCGTATCAACTCGGCTGACATTACTATTCGATGCGATGCCACCATTGATGATCTCATTGATGTTATCGAGGCGAAGAGCCGAAG TTACATCCCGGTGGTCTACTGCCTCAACAAGATTGACTCAATCAGCATCGAAGAGCTGGATTTGTTGTACCGAATCCCCAACGCCGTCCCTATTAGCTCAGAACATGGATGGAACATTGACGAGCTCATGGAATCTATGTGGGAGAAGCTGAGCCTGAAACGAGTGTACACAAAGCCCAAGGGTAGACAGCCCGACTACTCAGCCCCTGTTGTCCTCAGAGCATCGAGATGCACGGTGGAAGATTTT TGCAATGCCATTCATCGTAGCATTGTGGAACAATTCAAGTCAGCCGTTGTTTATGGCAAGTCGGTGAAACATCAGCCACAGAGAGTTGGTTTGGCACATGagctggaagatgaagacgttg TGACCATTATCAAGCGATGA
- the RBG1 gene encoding GTP-binding protein rbg1, variant 2, giving the protein MAKTQKNKATSYHLGQLKAKLAKLKRELLTPSSSGGGGGAGFDVARTGVASVGFIGFPSVGKSTLMSRLTGQHSEAAAYEFTTLTSVPGQVMYNGAPLQMIDLPGIIEGAKDGRGRGRQVIAVAKTCHLIFIVLDVNKPLSDKRVIEAELEGFGIRINKQPPNITFRKKDKGGLNITSTQPLTHIDHDEIKAVMSEYRINSADITIRCDATIDDLIDVIEAKSRSYIPVVYCLNKIDSISIEELDLLYRIPNAVPISSEHGWNIDELMESMWEKLSLKRVYTKPKGRQPDYSAPVVLRASRCTVEDFCNAIHRSIVEQFKSAVVYGKSVKHQPQRVGLAHELEDEDVGKFHIFIHNLSHQSLEPVSRRENKHEFASCHVPHSLFSFFSFSAVILSHGWK; this is encoded by the exons ATGGCCAAGACTCAAAAGAACAAAGCGACATCGTATCACTTGGGTCAGCTCAAGGCCAAACTAGCCAAGCTGAAACGCGAGCTGCTCacccccagcagcagcggcggcggtggcggcgcagGATTCGACGTGGCCAGGACGGGCGTGGCCAGTGTTGGCTTCATCGGCTTCCCATCGGTGGGCAAGAGTACGCTGATGAGCAGGTTGACCGGCCAGCACTCCGAGGCCGCAGCATATGAATTCACAACCCTGACGTCCGTGCCGGGCCAGGTCATGTATAATG GTGCCCCCTTGCAAATGATTGATTTGCCTGGAATTATCGAGGGAGCCAAGGATGGTCGAGGAAGAGGTCGCCAGGTCATCGCTGTTGCCAAGACGTGCCATTTGATATTCATCGTGCTGGACGTCAACAAGCCCCTGTCGGACAAACGAGTCATTGAAGCTGAATTGGAGGGCTTCGGTATCCGAATTAACAAACAGCCTCCGAATATCACCTTCAggaagaaggacaagggTGGCCTAAACATCACGAGCACTCAGCCCCTTACACACATCGACCACGATGAGATTAAGGCCGTCATGAGCGAGTACCGTATCAACTCGGCTGACATTACTATTCGATGCGATGCCACCATTGATGATCTCATTGATGTTATCGAGGCGAAGAGCCGAAG TTACATCCCGGTGGTCTACTGCCTCAACAAGATTGACTCAATCAGCATCGAAGAGCTGGATTTGTTGTACCGAATCCCCAACGCCGTCCCTATTAGCTCAGAACATGGATGGAACATTGACGAGCTCATGGAATCTATGTGGGAGAAGCTGAGCCTGAAACGAGTGTACACAAAGCCCAAGGGTAGACAGCCCGACTACTCAGCCCCTGTTGTCCTCAGAGCATCGAGATGCACGGTGGAAGATTTT TGCAATGCCATTCATCGTAGCATTGTGGAACAATTCAAGTCAGCCGTTGTTTATGGCAAGTCGGTGAAACATCAGCCACAGAGAGTTGGTTTGGCACATGagctggaagatgaagacgttgGTAAGTTTCATATCTTCATTCATAATCTGTCCCATCAGTCCTTGGAGCCGGTCTCGCGGAGGGAAAACAAACATGAGTTTGCTTCGTGCCACGTGCCgcattcccttttttcttttttttctttttccgcTGTCATCTTGAGCCATGGTTGGAAATGA